The nucleotide sequence ACGCTTGTCACGGATTTCGCAATTCCTCAAAAATCAAACTGCGAGGCGAAGGGCCGGTCGTTCTCGAAATGAATTCGGGGAACACTTACCGTTTTCGTCCTGATGGTTCGGCCATTGAACAGATTACCTGGGGACAGGTGAACCCCTTCGGAATGTGCTTCGACAACCGCGGTGACTTCTTCACGGCCGACTGTCATTCCAAACCGATTACACTGCTGCTGCGAGGCGGCTATTACGATAGCTTCGGCAAACCCCACGATGGCCTTGGATTCGCGCCCCTCGCGACATCAGATGATCACGGATCAACCGGTATTGCCGGGATCGTCAGCTACTCATCTTCGCATTTTCCTCGTGAGTATCAGGGGGCGATGTTCGTCGGCAACGTCGTCACGAACATTGTTCATGTGGACTATCCTCAATGGCGTGGATCGTCACCCTGGATTGAGAAACCTCAGGATTTTCTGACGAGTGAAGACTGGTGGTTTCATCCGGTCGACCTGCAGCTTGGACCGGACGGAGCCCTCTATATCTGTGACTTCTATAACTCGATCATCGGGCACTACGAAGTCGATCTGCAGCATCCCTTGCGAGATCGACATCGCGGACGTATCTGGAGGGTTGTCTACACCGGTCACCAGGCTGGGGGAAAGAAGTTGACTCCGCCTGCTGTGCCGAATTTCGTCTCAATGAGCGAAGACGATCTGGTGAAACGTCTTTCAGACGATAATCTGGTGAACCGTGTTTTCGCGGCGCAACAACTGGAACAGCGGTTTCCTCAGTCAGGAATTTCGAAAGCGCGCGAGCGGTTAAAGCGGACGCCTCCCTCAGACGAACGGCAAAGTGCCAGTTTGGCTGATGAGCGTGTTCAGACCCTCTGGCTGTTGTCGCGCAGCGGAAAACTGGACGAAGCGATGATTGATCGATTTGCACGTGATGAGGCCGCTGTGGTCCGGATTCATCTGGCCAAGGGGCTGGCGGAGAAAGAGAACTGGAATCATCACGAAGGGCAAATTGTTCGGACTCTGCTGGGTGATTCCGACCCCTTCGTCCGACGTGCTGCCGCAGAAGCCCTGGGTCGGCATCCTCAGGCGGAAAATTTCCAGCCACTGGTTCACTTGTGGAGATCAACGCCGTCAAAAGATGTGCAACTGATTCACGCCGCGCGGATCGCATTGCGAAACCAGTTACGACCGACCGAGGCGGTCGACCAGTTAACGGAACAGAAGCTGACTCGTGAGGAACTCGCCAGCGTCGCCGAAATCGCACTGGCTGTCCCCAGTGAAGCCGCGGCGTGGTTTACATTTGATTATGTGCAGAAGCATGAACTACCCCAGCCGGTTGTCGAACGCAGTCTTGCACACGTAGCTCGGTATGTCAGCACCAAGCGTCTGGATGAAGTGGCGGCGTATATTCAACAGAAGTTCCCGGGCGACATTCCCCGCCAGGCAGCCCTCTTTCAGTCTCTTTTCAGTGGGGTGACCCAGCGCGGAGCGAAATTGTCACGCGACACTGCATTGGGGAAATGGGGCGAATCTCTGGCGATGAAACTGCTGAGCCCTGATCGTCCCCGGTCGGCTCCGTGGGAGAACTTTCCTCTGGCCTCAGCAGCCACGGCCAGTCCCTGGGGTGTGCGACAGCGTGGTTCGACCGATGGCAACGTGGACGCGTACTTCTTCGACAGTATCGCCAACGGAGAAACACTGACGGGGATCCTCCGCTCTGCACCGTTTGCGATTCCTGAGCGACTGACGTTCTGGATGTGTGGACACAACGGCTTTCCTGGGTCAGCGTCAAAAGGAGTCAATCAGGTACGCCTGAAGCTTGTGGAATCGGGAGAGACGATTGCCAGAGAAGTACCACCCCGGAATGACGTGGCTCATGAACATTCCTGGGATCTCAAGCAATGGTCCGGTCAGCAGGGGGTTCTGGAAATTGTTGACGCCGATTCAGGAACGGCCTATGCCTGGGTCGCCGCAGGTCGTTTTTCACCCCCCGTGGTCGCGTCGCCTGTTCCCAATTTTTCGTTCGCGGACGTGACGCTGGTCACTGCGGTGCAGGTGGCCAATCAGCTTCAGCTCGACAAACTGGCGAAGCCAATTCTGGCGCTGCTCGCCGATGCGCATGTGGATGTCCCCGTGCGGATGGCGGCCGCACAAGCGGGACTGAATCTGAGCCGGGAATCGGCCGTGACTGCTTTGTCAGAACTCGTCCAGAGCTCGGCCGAACCCGCCGGCCTGAGAACCTACGCGGCACAATTGCTGGGATCGGTCAACACGGCAGCCACGCGTGAGGCACTGGGTGTCGCCCTCAGGTCCGCTCCGGCACCCCTCCAGCAGCCGATTGCACTGTCGCTGGCAGGAACTTCCGAAGGAGCTGAATCGCTCTTCACGTTGATCTCAACGGGACGGGCGTCGGCGCGACTGCTACAGGACAAGCCGGTGCTGGATCGACTGACAAGCCTGGCAATCCCTGACCTCGACGCAAAAATTGAGGAGTTGACTGAGGGCCTGCCAGACCCCGACGACCGCCTGAAACAGTTGATCGCTCAGTTCGCGGCAAGCTTCGACAATGCCGATGCCACTCCCGATGCCGGTCGGGCCGTGTTCAAGAAGTCCTGTTTCGCCTGCCATCGGATTAGTGACGAAGGGGGTAAGGTCGGGCCGCAACTGGATGGTGTCGGGCATCGTGGGCTGGAACGACTTCTGGAGGATGTTCTAGATCCGAATCGAAACGTGGACGCCGCCTTCCGGGCAAGTGTTGTCGTTAAGAACGACGGTCTGGTGGTGACGGGTCTCAAGCTGCGTGAGGAAGGAAACACGCTCGTCCTGGGTGACAATCAGGGGAAAGAAGTCCGCATTCCCACCGAAGAAATCGATGAGGTCCGGCTTTCCAACCTGTCCCCCATGCCGTCCAACTTCGCTGAGCAGTTGAACGAAGCCGACCTGCGGGCACTGGTCACCTACCTCTTGTCGCAGAAGCAGGCGGTGAAGAAAGAGTAGCCTGTCCGTTCGCCGCCGCTCTTGCCGTGCAATTCTGAAGGTTCATCCGGTCAATCGCCCGATGGCACCGGAATGCAGTCACGCTTGATTGCATTCCGGCGAATCTGTTCGGCTACTGGTGCATAGAGCACCCGTGGGGACGACTCAGTCGCGGGTGGCGGCCTGTTTCAGGAAGCGGCGCGTGGTGACTCGGACGATCCATTCACCCAGGCTTGGCAGTGCCTGATTCAGTGTGAAGACCGGGCGAAGCGCCGGGAAATTGACAATCATGTCGGGACGGTCATTCCTGATCGCTCTGACGACGACCCTGGCGACCTTCTCGGCAGAGGTCGATCCGACGTACCAGGGAATCCGTTTCCCCGTCCGGTCCTTGATCACTTCATAGATACCCCCATTGTCGGCGAAGCCGGGGCAGATGGCACTCGCACTGACCCCCGTCTTGTAGAGTTCACCCCGCAGCGACTGCGTGAAGGCAATCAGCCCCGCCTTCGATGCGCCGTAAGCAGCCCCGAAAGCCGGACCAAATTTCCCGGCGGTACTCGCCATGTTCACAATGTGGCCTCGGCCATTTTTCAGCATGTGCGGCAACACGAACCGGGTCAAAAGCAGTGATGCGGTCAGATTCGTCTGAATGGTCTGGGTGATATCTTGCGGATCGATCACCTGAAACGGCTGAAAGGCTTCGATCCCGGCATTGTTCACCAGCACATCGATGGAACCCAGTTCAGAGATCGTTCTTTCGACCAGCCGCCGCAGATCGTCTTCCTTCGCGACGTCGGTTTCCACGGGGACGACCTTGATTCCCAGAGAACGGAGTTCCGTGGCCAGTTGTTCGAGCTTATCCGCCGAGCGTGCTGCCAGAGCGAGATTCATCCCTTCCCGGGCAAGCTGCTTGGCGACGAGCATTCCGATCCCGCGTGAAGCGCCTGTGATCAGCGCCGTCCGGCCGCGAAGTTCCTTCATTCGTGTTTCCTTGGCTTCATGCAGTTACTGGGCTGCCGACAAGATCGACTCGAGTTCCGCGGCGATCTGTTGATTCATCACCTCTTCCAGTTCGATCAGGCAGTCAGCCACGAAGGAACCGTCCATCAGGCGATGGTCGTAAGATAGAGTCACGCGGCATTCCTGCTGGTCGTCCATTGGGCCATACGTGAGATTACTGGTCAGGAAGGCGGGTGGATCCTGGATCTCCACACCCTTTCCCGCCA is from Schlesneria sp. DSM 10557 and encodes:
- a CDS encoding PVC-type heme-binding CxxCH protein, with amino-acid sequence MLNVIPKQARVILVVTLCLIWAGRLLAGPPVATTEPLSPAEEAKKFKLPPGFEIQLVASEPDIQKPMNLAFDAQGRLWVTHSIEYPFAATDPAAARDGVTILDGIGADGKATRITRFADKLNIPIGVLPMPNGREVIVWSIPNIWKLTDTDGDGKADQQEILYGPFDFADTHGNQNSFRLGLDGWIYACHGFRNSSKIKLRGEGPVVLEMNSGNTYRFRPDGSAIEQITWGQVNPFGMCFDNRGDFFTADCHSKPITLLLRGGYYDSFGKPHDGLGFAPLATSDDHGSTGIAGIVSYSSSHFPREYQGAMFVGNVVTNIVHVDYPQWRGSSPWIEKPQDFLTSEDWWFHPVDLQLGPDGALYICDFYNSIIGHYEVDLQHPLRDRHRGRIWRVVYTGHQAGGKKLTPPAVPNFVSMSEDDLVKRLSDDNLVNRVFAAQQLEQRFPQSGISKARERLKRTPPSDERQSASLADERVQTLWLLSRSGKLDEAMIDRFARDEAAVVRIHLAKGLAEKENWNHHEGQIVRTLLGDSDPFVRRAAAEALGRHPQAENFQPLVHLWRSTPSKDVQLIHAARIALRNQLRPTEAVDQLTEQKLTREELASVAEIALAVPSEAAAWFTFDYVQKHELPQPVVERSLAHVARYVSTKRLDEVAAYIQQKFPGDIPRQAALFQSLFSGVTQRGAKLSRDTALGKWGESLAMKLLSPDRPRSAPWENFPLASAATASPWGVRQRGSTDGNVDAYFFDSIANGETLTGILRSAPFAIPERLTFWMCGHNGFPGSASKGVNQVRLKLVESGETIAREVPPRNDVAHEHSWDLKQWSGQQGVLEIVDADSGTAYAWVAAGRFSPPVVASPVPNFSFADVTLVTAVQVANQLQLDKLAKPILALLADAHVDVPVRMAAAQAGLNLSRESAVTALSELVQSSAEPAGLRTYAAQLLGSVNTAATREALGVALRSAPAPLQQPIALSLAGTSEGAESLFTLISTGRASARLLQDKPVLDRLTSLAIPDLDAKIEELTEGLPDPDDRLKQLIAQFAASFDNADATPDAGRAVFKKSCFACHRISDEGGKVGPQLDGVGHRGLERLLEDVLDPNRNVDAAFRASVVVKNDGLVVTGLKLREEGNTLVLGDNQGKEVRIPTEEIDEVRLSNLSPMPSNFAEQLNEADLRALVTYLLSQKQAVKKE
- a CDS encoding SDR family NAD(P)-dependent oxidoreductase; this encodes MKELRGRTALITGASRGIGMLVAKQLAREGMNLALAARSADKLEQLATELRSLGIKVVPVETDVAKEDDLRRLVERTISELGSIDVLVNNAGIEAFQPFQVIDPQDITQTIQTNLTASLLLTRFVLPHMLKNGRGHIVNMASTAGKFGPAFGAAYGASKAGLIAFTQSLRGELYKTGVSASAICPGFADNGGIYEVIKDRTGKRIPWYVGSTSAEKVARVVVRAIRNDRPDMIVNFPALRPVFTLNQALPSLGEWIVRVTTRRFLKQAATRD